A genomic region of Nitrospirota bacterium contains the following coding sequences:
- the ispE gene encoding 4-(cytidine 5'-diphospho)-2-C-methyl-D-erythritol kinase: protein MLTVKAPAKINWSLHVLTRRDDGYHAIRSLMHCVGLCDTLTFSDTGSTGTIELVSAMELPPEQNIVYRAAELLRSHAGTDRGARITLVKEIPSGAGLGGGSSDAAAALKGLNELWGLGMERAELKALGSRLGSDVPFFFDAPLAIAEGRGELLTPLSLSRSYTLLLVKPALSVETAWAYRELSASALGRGGAMSPAEELTKERQTINNIQLIYEALKSGDRARLASLVHNDFEGIVFKRYSVIRAIKEGLLACGALPALMSGSGSTVFGLFEDRETALSASRRFPQHFCRVAETLTTAL, encoded by the coding sequence ATGCTGACGGTAAAGGCTCCTGCCAAGATAAACTGGTCGCTGCATGTCCTCACCCGGCGGGACGACGGCTATCATGCTATCCGGTCGCTGATGCACTGCGTCGGCCTCTGCGATACGCTTACGTTCAGTGATACCGGCTCCACCGGTACGATCGAGCTCGTTTCCGCCATGGAGCTTCCTCCCGAGCAGAACATCGTCTATCGCGCTGCGGAACTGCTCCGGTCGCACGCGGGAACAGACCGGGGTGCGAGGATAACCCTCGTCAAGGAGATACCGTCCGGCGCGGGCCTCGGCGGAGGCAGCAGCGACGCTGCGGCTGCGCTGAAGGGCCTGAACGAGCTCTGGGGCCTCGGCATGGAACGAGCGGAGCTCAAGGCCCTCGGGAGCCGGCTCGGCTCTGATGTCCCTTTTTTCTTCGATGCTCCCCTGGCCATAGCAGAGGGACGAGGCGAGCTGCTCACCCCGCTGTCCCTCTCGCGCTCCTATACGCTCCTGCTGGTAAAGCCCGCGCTCTCGGTCGAGACGGCATGGGCCTACCGGGAGCTGTCGGCATCCGCCCTCGGTAGAGGGGGCGCGATGTCGCCTGCCGAGGAATTGACAAAGGAGCGCCAGACCATTAATAATATCCAGTTAATTTATGAAGCCCTGAAATCAGGCGATAGGGCGCGCCTCGCGTCGCTCGTGCATAACGATTTTGAAGGAATTGTATTTAAACGGTATTCCGTAATCAGGGCGATCAAAGAGGGGCTCCTCGCCTGCGGTGCCCTGCCCGCTCTCATGAGCGGAAGCGGCTCAACGGTGTTCGGGCTCTTCGAGGACCGGGAGACGGCGCTCAGCGCATCCCGGCGTTTCCCTCAGCACTTTTGCAGGGTTGCCGAGACGCTGACGACAGCGTTATAG
- a CDS encoding ribose-phosphate pyrophosphokinase, which yields MSDRIKLLTGNANRPLAAQVSGHIGVPLTDTVVNRFSDGEIMVQINENIRGCDVFVIQPTSSPVNEHLMELLLIIDALKRASAKRITAVIPYYGYARQDRKVQPRVPISSKLVADLLTAAGTRRVLTIDLHAAQIQGFFDIPVDHLYAAPVLLDHIKKSEFRDLVIVSPDAGGVERARAFAKRLDASLAIVDKRREAANVSKVMHVIGTVKDRDVILLDDMIDTAGTITQAAQALADNGARRVFAACSHAVLSGPALERITASVLEEVLTTDTIPLDDKVSACKKLTVLSVSKLLAEAIKRIHEESSVSSLFV from the coding sequence ATGTCTGATCGGATCAAGCTGCTCACCGGAAATGCCAATCGGCCCCTTGCCGCGCAGGTGAGCGGGCATATCGGGGTTCCCCTGACGGACACCGTGGTGAACAGGTTCAGTGACGGCGAGATTATGGTCCAGATCAACGAGAACATTCGCGGATGCGATGTCTTCGTCATTCAGCCCACCTCCTCGCCGGTCAACGAGCATCTCATGGAGCTGCTGCTGATCATCGACGCGCTGAAGCGGGCGTCGGCAAAGCGGATTACCGCCGTCATCCCCTATTACGGGTATGCGCGCCAGGACAGGAAGGTGCAGCCCCGGGTGCCGATATCGTCAAAACTCGTCGCGGACCTCCTCACCGCTGCGGGGACGAGGAGGGTGCTCACCATCGATCTGCATGCCGCCCAGATACAGGGATTCTTCGATATACCGGTGGACCACCTCTATGCAGCGCCGGTGCTCCTCGACCACATCAAGAAGAGCGAGTTCAGGGACCTCGTCATCGTCTCGCCCGATGCGGGCGGCGTCGAACGGGCGCGCGCCTTTGCAAAGCGGCTCGACGCCTCGCTGGCGATCGTCGACAAGCGGCGCGAGGCGGCCAACGTCTCCAAAGTCATGCACGTCATCGGTACCGTAAAAGACCGGGATGTCATACTGCTCGATGACATGATCGATACGGCCGGCACCATCACCCAGGCGGCCCAGGCGCTCGCCGACAACGGCGCCCGACGCGTCTTCGCCGCCTGCTCCCATGCGGTGCTGTCGGGTCCGGCGCTCGAGAGGATAACCGCCTCGGTGCTGGAGGAGGTCTTGACGACCGATACGATCCCGCTCGACGACAAGGTGAGCGCCTGCAAGAAGCTCACGGTGCTCAGCGTCTCGAAGCTCCTCGCCGAGGCGATCAAACGGATACACGAGGAGTCGTCGGTAAGCTCGCTGTTCGTATAA
- a CDS encoding 50S ribosomal protein L25, whose product MERVTLNAEKRARLGKGGARSLRSSGGIPAVMYKGGDSLPLQLSGKEVSTFIARTAGEQVIVNLRFSDDTKQAIVKDYQLDPTTGGLLHVDFQEISASETVRVRVHVIVKGEAIGVKRDKGMLQHGIRDVEIECLPENIPGHFEVDVTSLTIGHALHVSDLKPGEGIRLLTDPHEVLVSVVGVKEEAAPAEAVAETVEPEVIKKGKKTEEEEKK is encoded by the coding sequence ATGGAGAGGGTAACTCTGAATGCGGAAAAAAGAGCCCGGTTGGGCAAGGGCGGTGCACGGTCTCTGCGGAGCAGCGGCGGCATTCCCGCTGTCATGTATAAAGGAGGCGATTCGCTTCCCCTCCAGCTTTCGGGCAAGGAGGTCTCGACCTTTATCGCCAGGACCGCGGGAGAGCAGGTGATCGTGAACCTTAGGTTTTCCGATGACACGAAGCAGGCGATCGTGAAGGATTACCAGCTCGATCCCACGACGGGCGGCCTGCTCCATGTCGATTTCCAGGAGATCTCCGCCTCCGAAACGGTGAGGGTCAGGGTCCATGTGATCGTCAAGGGCGAGGCGATCGGCGTCAAAAGAGATAAGGGCATGCTCCAGCACGGCATCAGGGATGTCGAGATCGAGTGCCTGCCTGAGAACATCCCGGGGCACTTCGAGGTGGATGTCACCAGCCTCACCATCGGGCATGCGCTCCATGTCAGCGACCTGAAGCCGGGCGAGGGTATCCGCCTGCTCACCGACCCGCACGAGGTCCTCGTCTCGGTGGTCGGCGTCAAAGAGGAAGCTGCGCCGGCAGAAGCGGTTGCCGAAACCGTCGAACCGGAAGTCATAAAGAAGGGCAAGAAGACCGAAGAGGAAGAGAAAAAATAA
- the pth gene encoding aminoacyl-tRNA hydrolase → MWIVTGLGNPGTKYTRTRHNVGFKVIDHLAETYGMTLEEKEQYRLGRGTIDGQRVVLLEPLTFMNRSGTAVKRVLKRAAFSSDNRGDAFIVVHDDLDLETGVVKIRKGGSSGGHRGIESIMQETGTRDFIRVKVGIGRDRAVPVEKYVLGSFSPAESRLIKDAIIRAAEAVAVIVTEGIDTAMNRYNRPAQPGKARL, encoded by the coding sequence ATGTGGATCGTCACGGGACTCGGCAATCCCGGAACCAAATACACCCGCACACGCCACAACGTAGGCTTCAAGGTCATCGATCATCTCGCAGAGACGTACGGCATGACGCTCGAAGAAAAGGAACAGTACCGTTTGGGAAGGGGGACTATCGACGGACAGCGGGTGGTACTGCTGGAGCCTTTGACCTTCATGAACAGGAGCGGCACAGCCGTCAAGCGGGTGCTCAAGCGAGCCGCCTTTTCGTCCGACAATAGAGGGGACGCCTTTATCGTGGTGCATGACGATCTCGACCTCGAAACAGGCGTGGTCAAGATCAGGAAGGGCGGTTCCTCGGGCGGACACCGGGGGATCGAGTCGATCATGCAGGAGACGGGTACGAGAGACTTCATACGGGTAAAGGTGGGTATCGGCCGCGACAGGGCTGTCCCGGTCGAGAAGTATGTCCTCGGTTCTTTCTCTCCGGCCGAATCGCGTCTCATAAAAGATGCTATAATTAGGGCAGCAGAAGCGGTTGCCGTAATCGTAACCGAGGGAATCGATACAGCGATGAACCGCTATAACCGCCCGGCGCAGCCCGGAAAAGCACGGCTATAG
- a CDS encoding leucyl aminopeptidase — MEIVTKNIAEETVRADALVLPFFESSSPDVYASLDELIGGLIRKVVAAKEFTGRHAQVSLLHVPSINAERILLVGLGKQQDLSPERLRQAGGKAFPCLRSLGVRYAALSTALFRQTAREFGQATKAEYPQVLYFLEGGLLSLYRFTRYKKPDSSPDGSRHIKTVTVLSDERGLPLKELQVAAAAVDRARDLVNTPSNDLTPRLLASYAKELGGKALKVSILDEKECIKEGMGAYLSVAQGSNEPARFVVLEYKKGKGAPVVLIGKSVTFDSGGISIKPAEGMEKMKYDMAGGAAVLAVMKAVAELQLPVNVVGILPAAENLPGGRASKPGDVVRALSGKTIEIISTDAEGRLTLADSLGYAIKYYKPQGIIDIATLTGACSIALGGEAIAMMGTGAELMERLKRSADETGERVWQMPLYDEYKEYLKSDVADMKNAGGRKGSLVAAGYFLKEFAGDVPWVHLDIAGTAWNDKDKPYLPKGASGIGVRLLLNLLTGLRP; from the coding sequence ATGGAAATCGTCACCAAGAACATCGCCGAAGAGACGGTAAGGGCCGATGCGCTCGTCCTCCCCTTTTTCGAGAGCTCGTCTCCCGATGTCTATGCATCTCTCGACGAGCTCATCGGCGGCCTGATCCGGAAGGTCGTTGCCGCAAAGGAGTTTACCGGCAGGCATGCCCAGGTGTCCCTCCTCCATGTACCGTCGATCAACGCCGAGCGGATTCTCCTGGTAGGCCTCGGCAAGCAGCAGGACCTCTCTCCCGAACGCCTCAGGCAGGCGGGAGGAAAGGCCTTCCCCTGTCTCAGGTCGCTGGGGGTCCGCTATGCGGCGCTTTCGACGGCGCTCTTCCGGCAGACCGCCCGGGAGTTCGGCCAGGCGACGAAGGCGGAGTATCCGCAGGTCCTCTATTTCCTCGAAGGCGGCCTCCTGAGCCTCTACCGGTTTACCCGCTATAAAAAGCCTGACAGCAGCCCTGACGGCAGCAGGCATATCAAAACCGTGACCGTCCTCAGCGACGAGCGCGGGCTCCCCCTCAAGGAGCTCCAGGTCGCCGCTGCAGCCGTTGATCGGGCGAGGGATCTCGTCAACACGCCTTCCAATGACCTGACACCGCGCCTGCTCGCTTCATACGCGAAGGAGCTGGGGGGAAAAGCGCTCAAGGTCAGCATTCTTGATGAGAAGGAGTGCATCAAGGAAGGTATGGGAGCATACCTCTCCGTTGCCCAGGGATCGAACGAGCCCGCACGGTTCGTCGTTCTCGAATACAAAAAAGGAAAGGGCGCTCCCGTCGTCCTCATCGGCAAGTCGGTCACCTTCGACAGCGGCGGTATTTCGATAAAACCTGCCGAAGGGATGGAGAAGATGAAGTACGATATGGCCGGCGGCGCAGCGGTGCTCGCAGTGATGAAGGCCGTTGCCGAGCTGCAGTTGCCGGTCAACGTGGTCGGCATCCTCCCGGCCGCCGAGAACCTGCCGGGCGGCAGGGCATCGAAGCCGGGAGACGTGGTCCGGGCGCTCAGCGGCAAGACGATCGAGATCATCAGCACCGATGCCGAGGGACGGCTTACGCTTGCAGATTCGCTCGGCTATGCAATAAAATACTACAAGCCGCAGGGGATCATCGATATCGCGACCCTCACCGGCGCCTGCTCCATCGCCCTCGGCGGCGAGGCGATCGCCATGATGGGGACCGGCGCCGAGCTGATGGAGCGCCTGAAGCGCTCGGCGGACGAGACAGGCGAGAGGGTCTGGCAGATGCCCCTGTACGACGAATACAAGGAATACCTGAAGAGCGATGTGGCGGATATGAAGAACGCCGGGGGAAGAAAGGGGTCCCTCGTTGCCGCGGGGTATTTCCTTAAAGAGTTTGCGGGCGATGTCCCCTGGGTGCATCTCGATATAGCGGGGACCGCCTGGAACGACAAGGACAAGCCCTATCTGCCGAAGGGCGCTTCGGGGATCGGCGTCAGGCTGCTGCTCAATCTCCTTACGGGGCTTCGCCCCTGA
- a CDS encoding zinc dependent phospholipase C family protein, with the protein MHYILIVLGVLLVPSAAFAWGPLTHMYLGNELFAYAPLLPAGLVALIRKYRQDFLYGNLMADTIIGKKYLPDHKSSHNWDVALGLLDQAKKGPKRAFAYGYLSHLAADTVAHETLTEDALDVEHTWLELKADSMIDKVYWLQSVTISKAVQQRNDQFLAGSLDSYIFSFNMNKRIYKSIVFLSLLNKRRKRGIDKEQIVQLHDESITRMIDLLKNGEDAEVLKKSPL; encoded by the coding sequence ATGCATTATATACTGATCGTGCTCGGCGTGCTGCTCGTCCCTTCCGCTGCTTTTGCCTGGGGTCCCCTGACGCACATGTACCTCGGAAACGAGCTCTTCGCGTATGCGCCGCTCCTTCCCGCGGGACTGGTCGCGCTCATACGCAAATACCGGCAGGATTTCCTCTACGGCAACCTGATGGCCGATACGATCATCGGGAAGAAGTACCTCCCCGACCACAAGAGCTCACACAACTGGGACGTCGCCCTCGGCCTGCTCGACCAGGCGAAGAAGGGGCCCAAGCGGGCCTTTGCCTACGGCTACCTGAGCCACCTCGCCGCCGATACCGTAGCCCACGAGACCCTTACCGAAGACGCCCTCGATGTGGAGCATACCTGGCTCGAGCTCAAGGCAGACAGCATGATCGACAAGGTCTACTGGCTCCAATCCGTAACGATCAGCAAGGCGGTGCAGCAGCGGAACGACCAGTTCCTCGCGGGCTCGCTCGACAGCTATATCTTCTCGTTCAATATGAACAAGAGAATCTACAAGAGCATCGTGTTCCTCTCGCTGCTGAACAAACGGCGGAAGCGCGGGATCGACAAGGAGCAGATCGTACAGCTCCATGACGAGTCGATAACGAGGATGATCGACCTGCTGAAGAACGGCGAAGATGCCGAGGTGCTCAAGAAAAGCCCCCTCTAA
- the glp gene encoding gephyrin-like molybdotransferase Glp — protein sequence MFDKQYLLPAEALQRVLDSLRGDPPERERCGLPQCYGRILADDIVSSEDLPAFSRSTVDGYAVAAVDTFGAKETAPAYMTLLEDEVLMGAAPAFALRRGEAAKIPTGGMLPTGADAVVMLEYVQTVSDDMIEVLRPAAPTENVIQRGEDVRAGAAVLTRGRRLRAQDAGALAGIGVTEIEVFRKPVVSIVSTGDEIVPPDRPLQPGQVRDINSYTLAGLIAEHGGVPVKKGIFRDEYGLIRKAMQEAVQDADMVLVSGGTSAGTKDMTALIINDMGAPGVLFHGVALKPGKPMIGGVVNNTPVLGLPGHPAAAVVCFDLFIRPLLERLSGHAPCSPYARTVRASMAKSIASAAGREDHIRVALERQGGALIAVPVLGKSGLITTLVKADGVVRIAPEQLGLDAGEKVTVTLF from the coding sequence ATGTTCGATAAGCAGTATCTCCTCCCCGCCGAAGCGCTGCAGCGCGTTCTGGATTCCCTCCGGGGAGACCCGCCGGAGCGGGAGCGGTGCGGCCTCCCGCAGTGCTACGGCCGCATTCTTGCCGATGACATCGTATCCTCCGAAGACCTTCCCGCGTTCTCACGCTCCACGGTCGACGGCTATGCCGTGGCCGCCGTCGATACCTTCGGCGCCAAGGAGACCGCGCCGGCGTATATGACGCTCCTCGAGGACGAGGTGCTCATGGGCGCGGCGCCGGCCTTCGCGCTCAGGAGGGGAGAAGCGGCGAAGATCCCGACAGGGGGGATGCTGCCCACGGGCGCCGATGCCGTGGTCATGCTCGAATACGTCCAGACGGTGTCTGATGATATGATCGAGGTGCTCCGTCCGGCGGCCCCGACCGAAAACGTGATACAGCGGGGAGAGGATGTGCGCGCGGGCGCTGCGGTCCTGACACGCGGCCGCCGGCTGCGGGCGCAGGACGCCGGCGCCCTTGCAGGAATAGGAGTAACGGAGATAGAGGTCTTCAGGAAGCCCGTGGTCTCGATCGTCTCTACCGGCGACGAGATCGTTCCGCCGGACCGCCCCCTCCAGCCGGGACAGGTCAGGGACATCAATTCCTATACGCTGGCGGGCCTTATCGCCGAACACGGCGGCGTCCCGGTCAAAAAGGGGATATTCAGGGACGAGTATGGACTGATACGGAAGGCCATGCAGGAAGCGGTGCAGGATGCGGATATGGTGCTCGTCAGCGGCGGCACCTCGGCAGGCACGAAAGACATGACCGCCCTCATCATCAACGATATGGGCGCCCCGGGCGTGCTGTTCCACGGCGTTGCCCTGAAGCCCGGCAAGCCGATGATCGGGGGCGTGGTGAACAACACGCCGGTCCTGGGACTCCCGGGGCATCCTGCCGCTGCCGTCGTCTGCTTCGACCTCTTCATACGTCCCCTTCTGGAACGCCTGAGCGGCCACGCGCCGTGCAGTCCGTACGCACGGACCGTCAGGGCCTCCATGGCGAAGAGCATCGCTTCGGCTGCAGGAAGAGAGGACCACATACGGGTCGCCCTCGAGAGGCAGGGGGGTGCGCTTATCGCGGTCCCGGTCCTCGGGAAATCGGGTCTCATCACGACGCTGGTGAAGGCGGACGGCGTGGTGAGGATAGCCCCCGAACAGCTGGGGCTCGATGCAGGCGAAAAGGTCACGGTAACGTTATTCTGA
- a CDS encoding sigma-54 dependent transcriptional regulator yields MDRILIVDDDASVRAGLGELLEAHGLPSFRAGDGLKALEIARSELPAAVLLDLKMPGMDGSQTMKELKKIDPELPVIILTGHGDVPTAVELIKRGAHDFFLKPPAVDHLAVVLRRAIEKRKLDREVRDAAGSSFDWLGKSPAMQGIIRQILQVAPSNFSVIIQGETGTGKSVIARTIHSVSGRSERPFVAVDIGAIPETLVESELFGHEKGAFTGAERKKRGYFETAHGGTIFIDELENMSGLVQGKLLTAVEARRIFPLGTATPVDVDVRIIAATNSELKRAVVEKKFREDLFYRIGEFIITLPPLRERREDIPFLAQQLLSEAAGALGKEVKTIAEDALELLIGYSWPGNVRELKGLMKRAALLAAGGTVRPEHLQFLAFERSDAGEAAPLFPLRTAVKGIEMKAVRQALTISAGNKSKAAALLEIDYKTLLSKVKEYGL; encoded by the coding sequence ATGGATCGAATCCTGATCGTGGACGACGATGCGAGCGTGAGAGCCGGTCTCGGCGAGCTGCTGGAGGCGCACGGACTCCCCTCGTTCAGGGCCGGGGACGGCCTGAAGGCCCTCGAAATCGCGAGATCGGAACTTCCGGCAGCGGTGCTGCTCGATCTCAAGATGCCCGGCATGGACGGCTCCCAGACGATGAAGGAGCTGAAGAAGATCGACCCCGAGCTCCCGGTCATCATTCTCACCGGGCATGGCGATGTGCCCACCGCCGTGGAGCTGATCAAGCGCGGCGCTCATGATTTCTTTCTCAAGCCGCCTGCTGTCGACCATCTCGCCGTTGTCCTCAGGCGAGCCATAGAGAAACGGAAGCTTGACCGCGAGGTCCGGGATGCTGCCGGCTCCTCCTTCGATTGGCTGGGCAAGAGCCCGGCGATGCAGGGCATCATACGGCAGATCCTCCAGGTCGCGCCGAGCAATTTCTCCGTCATCATTCAGGGCGAGACCGGCACTGGAAAGTCCGTGATAGCCCGGACGATCCACAGCGTGAGCGGCCGTTCGGAGCGGCCGTTCGTCGCCGTCGATATCGGCGCGATCCCCGAGACCCTCGTCGAGAGCGAGCTCTTCGGCCACGAGAAGGGCGCCTTCACCGGAGCGGAGCGGAAGAAGAGAGGGTATTTCGAGACCGCCCACGGGGGCACGATTTTCATCGACGAGCTCGAGAACATGTCCGGCCTGGTGCAGGGCAAGCTCCTCACCGCCGTGGAGGCGCGGAGGATTTTTCCCCTCGGCACGGCGACGCCGGTGGATGTCGATGTCCGCATCATCGCGGCTACCAACAGCGAGCTCAAACGGGCCGTTGTCGAGAAGAAGTTCAGGGAAGATCTCTTCTACCGCATCGGTGAATTCATTATCACCCTTCCTCCCCTCAGGGAGCGGCGCGAGGATATCCCCTTCCTGGCGCAGCAGCTCCTGAGCGAGGCTGCGGGAGCCCTGGGGAAAGAGGTGAAGACGATCGCCGAGGACGCCCTCGAGCTTCTGATCGGGTACTCCTGGCCCGGCAATGTGCGCGAGCTGAAAGGGCTCATGAAGCGGGCTGCGCTGCTCGCTGCCGGCGGCACCGTACGTCCCGAACACCTCCAGTTCCTCGCCTTCGAGCGCAGCGACGCCGGCGAGGCGGCGCCTTTGTTCCCGCTCAGGACGGCGGTGAAGGGCATCGAAATGAAAGCGGTCCGGCAGGCGCTCACCATCTCGGCCGGCAATAAATCGAAGGCCGCCGCGCTCCTCGAAATCGATTACAAGACCCTCCTTTCGAAAGTAAAAGAGTACGGCCTCTGA
- a CDS encoding methyl-accepting chemotaxis protein, whose product MLRINQVRIGKRLGVSFALLLSLMVIVALIGFMDMSRMQQAMDDVLHEHVKEMGLLQDMSASVHVIARVARTIVLLHDDAAMRAEREKIDAARSRYQKAWGELEKLPADPQDREQRVRLKEALAAARPLTDKALDLAFSHRDAEAVQVILREAGPATQKLQDLLEENIHLQTEQSRRTEEQMDRSATRAKMLLLIISGIALAVGAFLAYYIAHSITAPLGEATRVSQQLAGGDLSVHIVAEGSDEAGQLLSSMSAMSERLKDIIADIKSTADNVASASQQLSASSEQMSRGVTEQSSRSSQIATSSEEMSQTVVDVAKNASEIASSALDTTRIAQEGETIVSKAVDEVKAIATTVGESAQLMTSLGERSKQIGEIVRTIQDIADQTNLLALNAAIEAARAGEQGRGFAVVADEVRKLAERTAQATSEIGGMITAIQDEVGKAVASMEEGTKRVGIGVDYATRAGGALSGIVASVNGLQSMVQQIASATEQMSTVSEQISGDIEAVASVSRETSSSSGQIAQSASDLARLSTKLAEIVGQFRV is encoded by the coding sequence ATGCTGCGTATCAACCAGGTCAGGATAGGAAAGAGGCTGGGAGTGAGCTTCGCACTGCTGCTCTCGCTCATGGTCATAGTCGCTCTAATAGGGTTTATGGATATGAGCCGGATGCAGCAGGCGATGGACGATGTCCTCCATGAGCATGTAAAGGAGATGGGCCTGCTGCAGGATATGTCCGCATCGGTGCATGTCATCGCGCGTGTTGCGAGGACAATAGTGCTCTTGCACGACGATGCCGCTATGCGGGCCGAGAGAGAGAAGATCGACGCGGCGCGCAGCCGATACCAGAAGGCATGGGGAGAGCTCGAAAAGCTGCCGGCTGACCCGCAGGACAGGGAGCAGCGGGTCCGGCTGAAAGAGGCGCTCGCCGCTGCGCGGCCTTTGACGGATAAGGCGCTCGACCTCGCTTTTTCCCATAGAGACGCAGAGGCGGTTCAGGTCATCCTGCGGGAGGCAGGGCCCGCTACCCAGAAGCTGCAGGACCTGCTCGAAGAGAACATTCATCTTCAGACCGAGCAGAGCAGGCGGACCGAGGAGCAGATGGACAGGAGTGCAACCCGGGCGAAGATGCTCCTCCTCATCATAAGCGGCATCGCGCTCGCCGTCGGTGCGTTCCTTGCATACTACATAGCCCATAGCATAACGGCGCCTCTGGGCGAGGCGACGAGGGTCTCGCAGCAGCTGGCGGGGGGCGATTTGAGCGTACATATCGTGGCCGAGGGGAGCGACGAGGCAGGCCAGCTGCTTTCCTCGATGAGCGCCATGTCGGAAAGGCTGAAAGATATCATCGCCGATATAAAATCCACCGCCGATAACGTCGCTTCGGCGAGCCAGCAGCTGAGCGCCAGCTCGGAGCAGATGTCGCGGGGCGTCACCGAGCAGTCTTCCCGCTCATCGCAGATCGCCACCTCCTCGGAAGAGATGTCGCAGACCGTGGTCGACGTAGCGAAGAACGCTTCCGAGATCGCCTCCTCCGCGCTCGATACGACCAGGATCGCCCAGGAAGGCGAGACGATCGTGAGCAAGGCGGTCGACGAGGTGAAGGCGATCGCGACCACGGTGGGTGAGTCTGCCCAGCTCATGACCTCCCTCGGCGAGCGCTCGAAGCAGATCGGCGAGATCGTCAGGACGATCCAGGATATAGCGGACCAGACGAACCTGCTGGCATTGAACGCGGCGATCGAGGCGGCGAGGGCAGGGGAGCAGGGCAGAGGCTTTGCCGTGGTCGCCGACGAGGTCAGAAAGCTCGCCGAACGCACGGCCCAGGCCACCTCCGAGATCGGCGGCATGATAACGGCTATTCAGGACGAAGTGGGGAAGGCGGTGGCCTCCATGGAGGAGGGCACCAAGCGGGTCGGCATCGGCGTCGACTACGCCACCAGGGCGGGCGGGGCGCTGAGCGGTATCGTCGCGAGCGTCAACGGCCTGCAGTCGATGGTGCAGCAGATCGCCTCGGCCACGGAGCAGATGTCGACCGTCTCCGAGCAGATCAGCGGCGACATAGAGGCGGTCGCTTCGGTATCGAGAGAGACCTCGTCGAGCTCAGGACAGATCGCCCAGTCCGCCTCCGACCTGGCACGGCTTTCGACGAAGCTCGCGGAGATCGTAGGACAGTTCAGAGTTTGA